The following are encoded in a window of Streptomyces sp. SAT1 genomic DNA:
- the ftsW gene encoding putative lipid II flippase FtsW yields MPGSPGSRQGRPPVRRPGRGPAAARGPRDNAVRTLVTRARKAWDRPLTAYYLILGGSALITVLGLVMVYSASQVTALQMALPGSYFFRKQLLAAVIGAGLLLAAARMPVKLHRALAYPILAGAVFLMALVQVPGIGMSVNGNQNWISLGGSFQIQPSEIGKLALVLWAADLIARKQEKRLLTQWKHMLVPLVPVAFMLLGLIMLGGDMGTAIILTAILFGLLWLAGAPTRLFVGVLSVAGLIGLVLIKTSPNRLDRFACVGSTDVTKCWQAVHGIYALASGGFFGSGLGASVEKWGQLPEAHTDFIFAVTGEELGLAGTLSVLALFAALGYAGIRVAGRTEEPFVRYAAGGVTTWIIAQAVINVGAVLGLLPIAGVPLPLFSYGGSALLPTMFAIGLLIAFARDEPAARAALAMRQPRFGRKRAGGSAAGRSAGRRAARTPGRNPGREAVGGFGRGSDRGSGAGSGQGSGQGPRRWNTMRRRASAARSSGER; encoded by the coding sequence ATGCCCGGTAGCCCCGGCAGCCGCCAGGGCCGCCCGCCCGTGCGGCGACCCGGCCGCGGGCCCGCCGCGGCCCGCGGCCCGCGCGACAACGCCGTACGCACCCTCGTCACCCGCGCCCGCAAGGCCTGGGACCGGCCGCTCACCGCGTACTACCTGATCCTCGGCGGCAGCGCGCTGATCACCGTGCTGGGCCTGGTGATGGTCTACTCGGCCTCCCAGGTCACCGCGCTCCAGATGGCGCTGCCCGGTTCGTACTTCTTCCGCAAGCAGCTCCTGGCCGCCGTGATCGGCGCCGGACTGCTGCTGGCCGCCGCCCGGATGCCGGTGAAGCTGCACCGGGCGCTGGCCTACCCGATCCTGGCGGGCGCGGTGTTCCTGATGGCGCTGGTGCAGGTGCCGGGGATAGGGATGTCGGTCAACGGCAACCAGAACTGGATCTCGCTGGGCGGCTCCTTCCAGATCCAGCCCAGCGAGATCGGCAAGCTGGCGCTGGTGCTCTGGGCCGCCGACCTCATCGCGCGCAAGCAGGAGAAGCGGCTGCTCACCCAGTGGAAGCACATGCTGGTGCCGCTCGTCCCGGTCGCCTTCATGCTGCTCGGACTGATCATGCTCGGCGGCGACATGGGCACCGCGATCATCCTCACCGCCATCCTGTTCGGCCTGCTGTGGCTGGCGGGCGCGCCCACCCGGCTGTTCGTCGGCGTGCTGTCGGTCGCCGGCCTGATCGGTCTGGTCCTCATCAAGACCAGCCCCAACCGCCTGGACCGGTTCGCCTGCGTCGGCTCCACCGACGTGACCAAGTGCTGGCAGGCGGTGCACGGCATCTACGCCCTGGCCTCCGGCGGATTCTTCGGTTCCGGACTCGGGGCGAGTGTGGAGAAATGGGGTCAACTTCCCGAAGCCCACACCGACTTCATCTTCGCCGTGACCGGTGAGGAACTGGGTCTCGCGGGCACTCTGTCGGTGCTCGCCCTGTTCGCGGCTCTAGGCTATGCGGGCATCCGCGTGGCCGGACGCACGGAGGAACCCTTCGTCAGGTATGCCGCGGGAGGCGTGACCACCTGGATCATCGCGCAGGCGGTGATCAACGTCGGTGCGGTGCTCGGTCTGCTGCCGATCGCCGGTGTCCCGCTCCCGCTGTTCTCCTACGGAGGATCCGCCCTGCTGCCGACCATGTTCGCCATCGGGCTGCTGATCGCCTTCGCGCGAGACGAACCCGCTGCGCGGGCGGCGCTTGCCATGCGGCAACCTCGCTTTGGTAGAAAGCGGGCAGGAGGCTCCGCGGCCGGCCGCTCAGCCGGCCGGAGGGCCGCGCGGACCCCCGGCCGGAATCCCGGACGGGAGGCCGTCGGGGGCTTCGGCCGCGGCTCGGACCGGGGATCCGGTGCAGGATCGGGTCAGGGTTCCGGCCAGGGGCCTCGGAGATGGAACACGATGCGACGGCGCGCCTCGGCGGCGCGTTCGTCCGGAGAGCGGTGA
- the mraY gene encoding phospho-N-acetylmuramoyl-pentapeptide-transferase: MMNQVLFAGVIGLFLTLVGTPLLIKLLARKGYGQYIRDDGPREHASKRGTPTMGGIAFILATVAAYFLSKVISGKPPTYSGLLVLGLMVGMGMVGFLDDYIKIVKRRSLGLRAKAKMAGQLIVGIGFAVLSLMFSDNRGNTPASTKLSFITDFGWTIGPVLFVIWALFMILAMSNGVNLTDGLDGLATGASVLVFGAYTFIGVWQFQESCANAMTLTNPNACYEVRDPLDLAVVASALMGACLGFLWWNTSPAKIFMGDTGSLALGGVLAGLAICSRTELLMALLGGLFVLITMSVVIQVGSFRLTGKRVFRMAPLQHHFELKGWSEVLVVVRFWIIQGICVIVGLGLFYAGWAADK; encoded by the coding sequence ATGATGAACCAGGTCCTGTTCGCAGGAGTCATCGGTCTCTTCCTGACGCTGGTCGGCACCCCGCTGCTGATCAAGCTGCTGGCCCGCAAGGGCTACGGCCAGTACATCCGGGACGACGGCCCGCGCGAGCACGCCAGCAAGCGCGGTACGCCGACGATGGGCGGTATCGCCTTCATCCTGGCGACGGTCGCCGCGTACTTCCTGTCCAAGGTGATCTCCGGCAAGCCCCCGACGTACTCGGGTCTGCTGGTGCTCGGCCTCATGGTCGGCATGGGCATGGTCGGCTTCCTCGACGACTACATCAAGATCGTCAAGCGCCGTTCGCTGGGTCTGCGCGCCAAGGCGAAGATGGCGGGCCAGCTGATCGTCGGCATCGGCTTCGCGGTGCTGTCGCTGATGTTCTCCGACAACCGCGGCAACACCCCCGCGTCCACGAAGCTGTCGTTCATCACGGACTTCGGCTGGACCATCGGCCCGGTGCTGTTCGTGATCTGGGCGCTGTTCATGATCCTGGCGATGTCCAACGGCGTGAACCTCACCGACGGTCTGGACGGTCTGGCCACCGGCGCCTCCGTGCTGGTCTTCGGCGCCTACACCTTCATCGGCGTCTGGCAGTTCCAGGAGTCCTGCGCCAACGCGATGACGCTGACCAACCCCAACGCCTGCTACGAGGTGCGCGATCCGCTGGACCTGGCGGTCGTCGCCTCCGCGCTGATGGGCGCCTGCCTCGGCTTCCTGTGGTGGAACACCTCGCCGGCCAAGATCTTCATGGGCGACACCGGTTCGCTGGCGCTCGGCGGTGTCCTCGCGGGCCTGGCCATCTGCTCGCGCACCGAGCTGCTGATGGCGCTGCTGGGCGGCCTGTTCGTGCTCATCACCATGTCGGTGGTCATCCAGGTCGGCTCCTTCCGGCTCACCGGGAAGCGGGTCTTCCGGATGGCGCCGCTCCAGCACCACTTCGAACTCAAGGGCTGGTCCGAAGTGCTCGTCGTGGTCCGTTTCTGGATCATCCAGGGCATCTGTGTGATCGTCGGACTCGGCCTCTTCTACGCGGGATGGGCAGCGGACAAGTGA
- the murD gene encoding UDP-N-acetylmuramoyl-L-alanine--D-glutamate ligase — MGSGQVTDWQGKNVTVAGLGVSGIPAAKVLHGLGAHVTVVNDGDDERARAQAAELRTLGVTVRLGDGDTLPEGTELIVTTPGWRPDKPLFLAADRAGVPVWGDVELAWRLRGLDGREPAPWLAVTGTNGKTTTVQMLASILTAAGLRTAAVGNIGVSLLDAVLGEERHDVLAVELSSYQLHWAPSLRAHSAAVLNLAPDHLDWHGSMEAYAADKGRVYEGNQVACVYNAADPATEDLVRAADVEEGCRAVGFTLGTPAPSQLGVVEGILVDRAFVENRHKNAQELAEVSDVRPPAPHNIANALAAAALARAFGVPATAVRDGLRAFTPDAHRIAHVADVDGVAYIDDSKATNTHAAEASLGAYESIVWIAGGLAKGADFDELVARSAKRLRGAVLIGADRALIREALARHAPEVPVVDLDRTDTGAMLQAVREARRLAATGDTVLLAPACASMDMFTNYNQRGDAFAEAVRELGTR; from the coding sequence ATGGGCAGCGGACAAGTGACCGACTGGCAGGGGAAGAACGTCACCGTCGCCGGACTCGGCGTCTCCGGGATCCCGGCGGCCAAGGTCCTGCACGGCCTCGGCGCGCACGTCACCGTCGTCAACGACGGCGACGACGAACGGGCCCGTGCGCAGGCGGCCGAACTGCGCACCCTGGGCGTCACCGTACGCCTCGGCGACGGCGACACCCTGCCCGAAGGCACCGAGCTGATCGTCACCACGCCCGGCTGGAGGCCGGACAAGCCGCTGTTCCTGGCGGCGGACCGGGCGGGCGTCCCGGTCTGGGGGGACGTCGAACTCGCCTGGCGGCTGCGCGGTCTGGACGGCCGCGAGCCGGCCCCCTGGCTGGCCGTCACCGGCACCAACGGCAAGACCACCACCGTGCAGATGCTCGCCTCCATCCTGACGGCGGCGGGCCTGCGCACGGCGGCCGTGGGCAACATCGGCGTCTCGCTGCTGGACGCCGTCCTCGGCGAGGAGCGCCACGACGTGCTCGCCGTCGAACTCTCCAGCTACCAGCTGCACTGGGCGCCCTCGCTGCGCGCCCACTCCGCCGCCGTCCTCAACCTCGCCCCGGACCACCTCGACTGGCACGGCTCCATGGAGGCGTACGCCGCCGACAAGGGCCGCGTCTACGAGGGCAACCAGGTGGCCTGCGTCTACAACGCGGCCGACCCGGCCACCGAGGACCTGGTGCGCGCGGCCGACGTCGAAGAGGGCTGCCGGGCCGTCGGGTTCACCCTCGGCACCCCGGCGCCCTCCCAACTCGGCGTGGTGGAGGGCATCCTGGTCGACCGGGCCTTCGTCGAGAACCGGCACAAGAACGCCCAGGAGCTGGCCGAGGTCTCCGACGTCCGCCCGCCCGCCCCGCACAACATCGCCAACGCCCTTGCCGCCGCGGCCCTCGCGCGCGCCTTCGGCGTGCCCGCCACGGCCGTGCGGGACGGCCTGCGGGCCTTCACCCCGGACGCGCACCGCATCGCGCACGTGGCCGACGTGGACGGCGTCGCCTACATCGACGACTCCAAGGCCACCAACACCCACGCGGCCGAGGCGTCGTTGGGAGCATATGAGTCGATCGTATGGATTGCGGGCGGTCTGGCGAAGGGCGCGGACTTCGACGAGCTGGTCGCCCGCTCGGCGAAGCGGCTGCGCGGCGCCGTCCTCATCGGCGCCGATCGCGCGCTGATCCGCGAGGCCCTGGCGCGACACGCCCCCGAAGTCCCCGTCGTCGACCTCGACCGGACCGACACTGGGGCCATGCTCCAGGCGGTCCGGGAGGCGCGGCGGCTGGCCGCCACGGGCGACACGGTGCTCCTCGCCCCGGCCTGTGCCTCCATGGACATGTTCACCAACTACAACCAGCGCGGCGACGCGTTCGCGGAGGCCGTTCGCGAACTCGGCACCCGCTGA
- a CDS encoding cell division protein FtsQ/DivIB, translating into MAGATSEERGERRRESPSGPPLIRRLRRLPLRALVLAAVAVLLLGGGTLWVLYGSSWTRVERVSVFGTRVLTAAQVRSAAAVPVGDPLVSVDTGAVAARLRHRLPRVDSVAVVRSWPHGIELKVVERTAVMVEEKGGKFVEVDASGVRFATVSQAPKGVPVLELSLSRTAATAASLRRFDEARLVREAVTVAGRIPAAVARTTRAVKVRTYDDISLELSGGRTVSWGSGEGSAAKARVLTALLKATPDARHFDVSVPIAPASSGS; encoded by the coding sequence GTGGCCGGAGCGACTTCCGAGGAACGCGGTGAACGCCGGCGGGAGTCGCCGTCCGGCCCGCCCCTGATCCGCCGGTTGCGGCGGCTGCCCCTTCGCGCGCTCGTCCTGGCGGCCGTGGCCGTGCTCCTGCTCGGCGGCGGCACCCTCTGGGTCCTCTACGGCTCCTCGTGGACCCGGGTGGAGCGCGTCTCGGTCTTCGGGACAAGGGTGTTGACCGCCGCGCAGGTGCGCTCGGCCGCCGCGGTGCCGGTGGGCGACCCGCTGGTCTCCGTGGACACCGGCGCCGTCGCCGCCCGGCTGCGCCACCGGCTGCCCCGCGTCGACTCGGTCGCCGTGGTGCGCTCGTGGCCGCACGGAATCGAGCTGAAAGTCGTCGAGCGCACCGCGGTCATGGTGGAGGAAAAGGGCGGAAAGTTCGTCGAAGTGGACGCCTCCGGCGTCCGTTTCGCCACGGTTTCGCAGGCGCCGAAAGGCGTTCCCGTCCTGGAATTGTCGCTTTCCCGCACCGCCGCCACGGCGGCGAGTCTGCGCCGTTTCGACGAGGCGCGCCTGGTGCGCGAGGCCGTCACGGTGGCCGGCCGCATCCCGGCCGCGGTGGCCCGCACGACCCGCGCCGTCAAGGTCCGTACCTACGACGACATCTCGCTGGAGCTGAGCGGCGGCCGCACCGTGTCCTGGGGCAGCGGGGAGGGCAGTGCCGCGAAGGCCCGGGTGCTCACCGCGCTGCTGAAAGCCACCCCCGACGCCCGGCACTTCGACGTGAGTGTCCCCATCGCCCCGGCGTCATCCGGGAGTTGA
- the ftsZ gene encoding cell division protein FtsZ, whose product MAAPQNYLAVIKVIGVGGGGVNAINRMIEVGLKGVEFIAINTDAQALLMSDADVKLDVGRELTRGLGAGANPAVGRKAAEDHREEIEEVLKGADMVFVTAGEGGGTGTGGAPVVANIARSLGALTIGVVTRPFTFEGRRRANQAEDGIAELREEVDTLIVIPNDRLLSISDRQVSVLDAFKSADQVLLSGVQGITDLITTPGLINLDFADVKSVMSEAGSALMGIGSARGDDRAVAAAEMAISSPLLEASIDGARGVLLSISGGSDLGLFEINEAAQLVSEAAHPEANIIFGAVIDDALGDEVRVTVIAAGFDGGQPPARRENVLGSASSSSSAPRREEPAPVRQSESRPTFGSLGSVTPKEEPEPVAPEPLSDLTTAPPAPPAPRTYTDSAAEELDVPDFLK is encoded by the coding sequence GTGGCAGCACCGCAGAACTACCTCGCAGTCATCAAGGTCATCGGTGTCGGCGGCGGTGGTGTCAATGCCATCAACCGGATGATCGAAGTCGGTCTCAAGGGCGTCGAGTTCATCGCCATCAACACCGACGCACAGGCGCTGTTGATGAGCGACGCCGACGTCAAGCTGGACGTCGGCCGCGAACTGACCCGCGGACTGGGCGCCGGGGCCAACCCGGCCGTCGGCCGCAAGGCCGCCGAGGACCACCGCGAGGAGATCGAAGAGGTCCTCAAGGGGGCCGACATGGTCTTCGTGACGGCCGGTGAAGGCGGCGGCACCGGCACCGGCGGCGCGCCCGTCGTGGCCAACATCGCGCGCTCCCTGGGCGCCCTCACCATCGGCGTGGTCACGCGCCCGTTCACCTTCGAGGGACGGCGCCGCGCCAACCAGGCCGAGGACGGCATCGCCGAACTCCGCGAAGAGGTCGACACCCTCATCGTCATCCCCAACGACCGGCTGCTGTCCATCTCGGACCGCCAGGTCAGCGTGCTCGACGCGTTCAAGTCCGCGGACCAGGTGCTGCTGTCCGGTGTGCAGGGCATCACCGACCTGATCACCACCCCCGGCCTGATCAACCTGGACTTCGCCGACGTCAAGTCGGTCATGTCCGAGGCCGGTTCGGCGCTCATGGGCATCGGCTCGGCCCGCGGCGACGACCGCGCGGTGGCCGCCGCCGAGATGGCGATCTCCTCCCCGCTGCTGGAAGCCTCCATCGACGGCGCCCGCGGCGTCCTGCTCTCCATCTCCGGCGGCTCCGACCTCGGCCTGTTCGAGATCAACGAGGCCGCCCAGCTGGTCAGCGAGGCCGCCCACCCCGAGGCCAACATCATCTTCGGAGCGGTCATCGACGACGCCCTCGGCGACGAGGTGCGGGTCACCGTGATCGCGGCCGGCTTCGACGGCGGCCAGCCCCCGGCCCGCCGGGAGAACGTCCTCGGCTCGGCCTCCTCCTCGTCGTCCGCGCCCCGCCGCGAGGAGCCCGCTCCGGTACGGCAGTCCGAGAGCCGTCCGACCTTCGGCTCGCTGGGCAGCGTGACGCCCAAGGAGGAGCCGGAGCCGGTCGCGCCCGAACCGCTGAGCGACCTCACCACCGCTCCGCCCGCCCCGCCGGCGCCGCGCACCTACACCGACAGCGCGGCCGAGGAACTGGACGTCCCGGACTTCCTGAAGTGA
- a CDS encoding UDP-N-acetylmuramoyl-tripeptide--D-alanyl-D-alanine ligase translates to MIALSLAEIAAVVGGQTHDIPDPSVQVTGPVVRDSREAVPGSLFVAFAGERVDGHDFAADVVAAGAVAVLASRPVGVPAIVVEDVQCALGALARHVVAELGATLVALTGSAGKTSTKDLIAQVLRSKAPTVFTPGSLNNEIGLPLTALTATEETKYLVLEMGARGIGHIRYLTGLTPPKVGLVLNVGSAHIGEFGGREQIAQAKGELVESLPPAEEGGTAILNADDPLVRAMASRTQAKVLLFGEVGEADVRAENVRLTDSGQPSFRLHTPSGACDVTMRLYGEHHVSNALAAAAVAHELGMSATEIATALSGAGSLSRWRMEVTERPDGVTVVNDAYNANPESMRAALRALAAMGKGRRTWAVLGKMAELGDEALAEHDAVGRLAVRLNVSKLVAVGGREASWLQLGAYNEGSWGEESVHVSDAQAAVDLLRSELRPGDVVLVKASRSVGLESVAQALVETGAEGEVAAR, encoded by the coding sequence ATCGCAGCAGTCGTCGGCGGGCAGACGCACGACATACCGGATCCGTCCGTCCAGGTCACCGGACCCGTCGTCCGGGACTCCCGGGAGGCGGTGCCCGGCAGCCTCTTCGTCGCCTTCGCCGGCGAGCGCGTGGACGGCCACGACTTCGCCGCGGACGTCGTCGCGGCGGGCGCCGTCGCCGTGCTGGCCTCCCGTCCCGTCGGCGTGCCCGCGATCGTGGTCGAGGACGTGCAGTGCGCCCTCGGCGCCCTCGCCCGCCACGTCGTGGCCGAGCTGGGCGCGACCCTCGTCGCCCTGACCGGCTCCGCGGGCAAGACCAGCACCAAGGACCTGATCGCCCAGGTGCTGCGGAGCAAGGCCCCGACCGTGTTCACGCCCGGCTCGCTCAACAACGAGATCGGGCTGCCGCTGACCGCCCTGACCGCCACCGAGGAGACGAAGTACCTCGTCCTGGAGATGGGCGCCCGCGGCATCGGCCACATCCGCTACCTCACCGGGCTGACCCCGCCGAAGGTGGGCCTCGTGCTCAACGTCGGCAGCGCCCACATCGGCGAGTTCGGCGGCCGGGAGCAGATCGCCCAGGCCAAGGGCGAGCTGGTCGAGTCCCTGCCGCCGGCCGAGGAGGGCGGCACCGCGATCCTCAACGCCGACGATCCGCTGGTCCGTGCCATGGCCTCCCGTACACAGGCGAAGGTGCTTCTTTTCGGAGAGGTGGGCGAAGCGGACGTACGCGCCGAGAACGTGAGACTCACGGACAGCGGACAGCCCTCCTTCAGGCTTCACACACCCTCCGGTGCATGCGATGTGACCATGCGCCTGTACGGTGAGCACCACGTGTCGAACGCGCTCGCCGCGGCCGCCGTCGCCCATGAGCTGGGCATGTCCGCAACGGAGATCGCCACCGCGCTCTCCGGGGCGGGCTCCCTCTCCCGCTGGCGGATGGAGGTCACCGAGCGCCCGGACGGCGTGACCGTCGTCAACGACGCCTACAACGCCAACCCGGAGTCCATGCGAGCCGCCCTGCGCGCGCTCGCGGCCATGGGCAAGGGGCGGCGGACCTGGGCGGTGCTCGGCAAGATGGCCGAGCTCGGGGACGAGGCGCTCGCCGAGCACGACGCGGTCGGACGGCTCGCCGTCCGGCTCAACGTCAGCAAGCTCGTCGCGGTCGGGGGCAGGGAAGCGTCCTGGCTGCAACTGGGCGCATACAACGAGGGTTCGTGGGGTGAGGAGTCGGTGCACGTGTCCGACGCACAGGCGGCGGTCGACCTGTTGCGCAGCGAGTTGCGCCCGGGGGACGTCGTGCTCGTGAAGGCGTCCCGTTCGGTCGGTCTGGAGAGCGTGGCCCAGGCGCTCGTCGAGACCGGTGCCGAGGGTGAGGTCGCCGCCCGATGA
- the murG gene encoding undecaprenyldiphospho-muramoylpentapeptide beta-N-acetylglucosaminyltransferase gives MHVVLAGGGTAGHIEPALALADALRRQDPTVGITALGTERGLETRLVPERGYELALIPAVPLPRKPTPELITVPGRLRGTIKAAEQILERTKADAVVGFGGYVALPGYLAAKRLGVPIVIHEANARPGLANKIGSRYAAQVAVSTPDSKLRGARYIGIPLRRAIATLDRAAARPEARAMFGLDPNLPTLLVTGGSQGARRLNEVVQQVAPWLQQAGIQILHAVGPKNELPRVHQMPGMPPYIPVSYLDRMDLAYAAADMMLCRAGAMTVAELSAVGLPAAYVPLPIGNGEQRLNAQPVVKAGGGLLVDDADLTPEWVQQQVLPVLADPHRLYQMSRAAGEFGRRDADELLVGMVYEAIASRR, from the coding sequence GTGCATGTCGTACTCGCCGGCGGAGGTACCGCGGGCCACATCGAGCCCGCGCTCGCCCTCGCGGACGCCCTGCGCAGGCAGGACCCGACCGTGGGGATCACGGCCCTGGGCACGGAGCGGGGCCTGGAGACCCGGCTCGTGCCGGAGCGCGGTTACGAGCTGGCGCTGATCCCGGCGGTACCGCTGCCGCGCAAGCCCACGCCCGAGCTGATCACCGTCCCGGGCCGGCTGCGCGGCACGATCAAAGCGGCCGAGCAGATCCTGGAACGCACCAAGGCCGACGCCGTGGTGGGCTTCGGCGGCTATGTCGCCCTGCCCGGCTATCTGGCCGCCAAGCGGCTCGGTGTGCCCATCGTGATCCACGAGGCCAACGCCCGCCCCGGCCTGGCCAACAAGATCGGTTCGCGCTACGCGGCCCAGGTCGCCGTCTCCACCCCGGACAGCAAGCTGCGCGGTGCCCGCTACATCGGCATCCCGCTGCGCCGGGCCATCGCCACGCTGGACCGGGCGGCCGCGCGGCCGGAGGCGCGCGCGATGTTCGGACTCGACCCCAACCTGCCCACGCTGCTGGTCACCGGCGGCTCGCAGGGCGCCCGCCGGCTCAACGAGGTGGTCCAGCAGGTCGCTCCCTGGCTCCAGCAGGCGGGCATCCAGATCCTGCACGCGGTCGGCCCGAAGAACGAACTGCCACGCGTGCACCAGATGCCGGGTATGCCCCCCTATATCCCGGTAAGTTATCTGGACCGGATGGACCTCGCGTACGCCGCCGCCGACATGATGCTCTGCCGCGCCGGCGCGATGACCGTCGCCGAACTCTCCGCCGTCGGACTGCCGGCCGCCTATGTCCCGCTGCCCATCGGCAACGGCGAACAGCGGCTGAACGCCCAGCCGGTGGTCAAGGCGGGCGGCGGACTGCTGGTCGACGACGCGGACCTCACCCCGGAGTGGGTGCAGCAGCAGGTGCTGCCCGTGCTCGCCGATCCGCACCGGCTGTACCAGATGTCCCGCGCCGCCGGTGAGTTCGGCCGGCGCGACGCCGACGAACTGCTCGTCGGCATGGTGTACGAGGCCATCGCCTCGCGCCGTTAG
- the pgeF gene encoding peptidoglycan editing factor PgeF produces the protein MIGPRDTVNGAHFAFTDRWGGVSAVPYEELNLGGAVGDDPGAVRANRARAAAALGLDATDVVWMNQVHGDDVAVVDGPWDPGADIPSVDALVTARRGLALAVLTADCTPVLLADPVAGIAAAAHAGRPGMVAGVVPAAVRTMVELGADPARITARTGPAVCGRCYEVPEAMRAEVSAVEPAAYAETSWGTPALDVSAGVHAQLERLGVRDRERSSVCTRESDDHFSYRRDRTTGRLAGYVWLD, from the coding sequence GTGATAGGACCGCGCGACACCGTGAACGGCGCGCACTTCGCTTTCACCGACCGGTGGGGCGGGGTGAGCGCCGTTCCGTACGAGGAGCTGAACCTCGGCGGCGCCGTCGGCGACGACCCCGGTGCCGTACGGGCCAACCGCGCACGGGCCGCCGCCGCTCTCGGGCTCGACGCGACCGACGTGGTCTGGATGAACCAGGTGCACGGCGACGACGTCGCGGTCGTGGACGGCCCCTGGGACCCCGGCGCGGACATCCCGTCCGTCGACGCGCTCGTCACCGCCCGCCGGGGACTCGCCCTCGCCGTGCTCACCGCCGACTGCACCCCGGTGCTGCTCGCCGACCCGGTCGCCGGGATCGCCGCCGCGGCCCACGCGGGCCGGCCCGGCATGGTGGCCGGGGTGGTGCCCGCCGCCGTGCGGACCATGGTGGAACTCGGCGCCGACCCCGCCCGGATCACCGCCCGCACCGGACCCGCCGTGTGCGGCCGGTGCTACGAGGTGCCCGAGGCGATGCGCGCCGAGGTGAGCGCCGTCGAGCCGGCGGCGTACGCCGAGACGAGCTGGGGTACGCCGGCGCTCGATGTGAGCGCCGGAGTGCACGCACAACTCGAGCGCCTGGGAGTGCGCGACCGGGAGCGGTCGTCGGTCTGCACCCGGGAGTCGGACGACCACTTCTCGTACCGCCGCGACCGCACCACCGGTCGGCTCGCGGGCTATGTCTGGCTGGACTGA